One region of Pseudomonas sp. ABC1 genomic DNA includes:
- a CDS encoding RDD family protein encodes MRKRKHMLHPQGQYPSAGLLRRLAAIFYDSLLSIALMIVVTLCYQQVILRLIYGSEKLQAIAESGGLDIDPLLSTLLLFSLFGFFAKFWTHNGQTLGMQVWGIRVENTDGSAIDLWQALLRFLIAILSWLALGLGFWWSLIDKQKRTWHDIYSETRTVQLPKNIHKK; translated from the coding sequence ATGCGCAAGCGCAAGCACATGCTTCACCCGCAAGGCCAATATCCATCCGCAGGCCTGTTACGCCGGCTGGCCGCCATTTTCTATGACAGCCTGCTCTCGATAGCACTGATGATCGTAGTGACGCTCTGCTATCAGCAGGTGATCCTGCGCCTGATATACGGCAGCGAAAAACTGCAGGCCATTGCAGAAAGCGGCGGCCTGGACATCGACCCACTGCTCTCGACCCTGCTGCTTTTCAGCCTGTTCGGCTTCTTCGCCAAATTCTGGACGCACAACGGCCAGACACTCGGCATGCAGGTCTGGGGGATACGCGTGGAAAACACCGACGGCAGCGCAATCGACCTATGGCAGGCACTGCTCCGCTTCCTGATAGCGATTCTTTCCTGGCTTGCTCTCGGGCTTGGCTTCTGGTGGAGCCTGATAGACAAGCAGAAGCGCACTTGGCACGACATCTACTCGGAAACCCGAACCGTGCAATTGCCAAAGAACATACACAAGAAATAG
- the lptG gene encoding LPS export ABC transporter permease LptG, which translates to MVKLDRYIGVHVLWAILAVLGVIVGLALLFAFIDELGDIKGSYGLLDAFEYVLLTGPRRLYEMLPMAALIGCLVGLGTLASRSELTVMRAAGVSLGRIVWAVMRPMIVLMLAGVLIGEYLAPWTEDTAQARRSMALGSGEAQSSKHGLWHRQGEEFVHINSVQPGGVLLGVTRYRFDEERHLLSASFARRAEYQSGTWQLSNVSTTHFRDEHTEVLKAAQESWDVQLTPQLLGTVIMEPEALSITGLWSYIHYLGEQGLNNARYWLAFWVKALQPLVTVALVLMAISFIFGPLRSVTLGQRIFTGVVVGFVFRIIQDLLGPASQVFGFSPLLAVVLPAAVCALAGLWLLRRAG; encoded by the coding sequence ATGGTCAAGCTTGACCGCTACATCGGCGTTCATGTTCTTTGGGCCATTTTGGCTGTCCTCGGCGTGATCGTTGGCCTGGCGCTATTGTTCGCGTTCATCGATGAACTGGGCGATATCAAGGGAAGCTATGGTCTGCTCGATGCATTCGAATATGTCTTGCTGACCGGGCCACGACGTCTTTACGAGATGCTGCCAATGGCTGCCCTCATAGGCTGCCTGGTTGGTCTGGGGACTTTGGCCAGTCGCAGTGAGTTGACGGTCATGCGTGCTGCCGGTGTGTCGCTCGGGCGCATTGTCTGGGCTGTCATGAGGCCCATGATCGTATTGATGCTTGCGGGTGTGCTGATCGGTGAGTATCTGGCGCCCTGGACCGAAGATACTGCGCAGGCCAGGCGCTCGATGGCGCTTGGCAGTGGGGAGGCGCAGAGCAGCAAGCATGGTCTCTGGCACCGTCAGGGCGAAGAGTTCGTTCATATCAACTCCGTGCAACCCGGTGGTGTTCTGCTCGGGGTTACTCGCTACCGCTTCGATGAAGAGCGACATCTGCTGTCTGCGAGTTTTGCGCGCCGTGCGGAGTATCAGAGTGGAACATGGCAGCTCAGCAATGTCTCTACCACGCACTTCAGGGATGAACACACTGAAGTGCTCAAGGCTGCTCAGGAAAGCTGGGATGTGCAGCTGACTCCGCAACTGCTGGGTACGGTCATCATGGAGCCGGAGGCGCTGTCTATTACCGGGTTATGGAGCTATATCCACTATCTGGGAGAGCAGGGGCTCAACAATGCACGCTACTGGCTGGCATTCTGGGTCAAGGCGTTGCAGCCACTGGTGACGGTGGCGCTGGTTCTGATGGCGATTTCGTTCATCTTTGGCCCATTGCGTTCGGTAACGCTGGGGCAGCGCATATTCACCGGGGTAGTGGTGGGTTTCGTCTTCCGCATCATTCAGGATCTGCTGGGGCCGGCCAGTCAGGTTTTCGGTTTCTCGCCCCTGCTTGCGGTGGTGCTGCCGGCGGCGGTATGTGCGCTGGCCGGGCTCTGGCTCTTGCGACGAGCAGGCTGA
- the lptF gene encoding LPS export ABC transporter permease LptF — protein sequence MIVFRYLARELLVTVAAVSAVLLVIIMSGRFIKYLAQAAQGLLDPGVLLMIMGFRLPGFLQLILPLGLFLGILLAYGRLYLDSEMTVFSATGISPRRLLLYTLAPAALVAGLVGWLSLGLTPQGIVEVDRILSQQESLTEFDTLVPGRFQALRGGARVTYTRELSEDRSELAGVFISETNLSQSGKSRGVSVLVAERGRQEVQPDGSRYLILENGHRYDGNPGQADYRAIEYETYGVLLPKPEVADEVSEREAIATRDLIGSQDIRYQSELQWRFSLPLLVFIVTLLAVPLARVNPRQGRFLKLLPAIFLYMAYLALLIAARGALDKGRIPLSLGLWWVHGLFAVIGLLLVYWESLHLWFKRRRALRGVMNGQA from the coding sequence TTGATTGTTTTCCGTTACCTGGCCCGTGAGCTTCTGGTCACTGTTGCTGCTGTCAGTGCGGTGCTGCTGGTCATCATCATGAGTGGTCGCTTCATCAAGTACCTGGCCCAGGCGGCGCAAGGTCTGCTGGACCCCGGTGTGCTGTTGATGATCATGGGTTTCCGGCTGCCTGGCTTTTTGCAACTGATTCTTCCGCTGGGGCTTTTTCTCGGGATTCTGCTGGCCTATGGCCGTCTTTATCTCGACAGTGAGATGACGGTTTTTTCTGCGACGGGAATCAGTCCGCGACGCTTGCTTCTCTACACCCTTGCGCCTGCTGCCTTGGTCGCTGGCCTGGTCGGGTGGCTGAGCCTTGGTTTGACGCCGCAGGGCATCGTCGAGGTCGACCGTATTCTGAGCCAGCAGGAGTCTCTGACCGAGTTCGATACGCTGGTGCCGGGGCGTTTCCAGGCGTTGCGGGGTGGGGCGCGTGTCACCTATACCCGTGAGCTCTCCGAGGATCGCAGCGAGCTGGCTGGAGTCTTTATTTCCGAAACCAATCTTTCCCAGTCCGGCAAGAGTCGAGGGGTTTCGGTGTTGGTCGCCGAGCGCGGCCGGCAAGAGGTACAGCCTGACGGTAGTCGGTACCTGATTCTGGAGAACGGCCATCGATATGACGGTAATCCTGGGCAGGCGGACTATCGCGCCATCGAGTACGAAACCTACGGTGTACTGTTGCCCAAGCCCGAGGTGGCTGATGAGGTTAGCGAGCGTGAAGCAATTGCTACGCGAGACTTGATCGGAAGCCAGGACATTCGTTACCAGTCCGAGCTGCAGTGGCGCTTTTCCTTGCCGCTGCTGGTTTTCATCGTGACGCTCCTGGCTGTTCCATTGGCGAGGGTCAATCCGCGGCAGGGGCGATTCCTGAAATTGCTGCCAGCCATATTCCTGTATATGGCCTACCTGGCTTTGCTGATTGCCGCGCGTGGGGCGTTGGACAAGGGGCGGATTCCCCTTTCGCTTGGCTTGTGGTGGGTTCATGGCCTGTTCGCGGTTATCGGCCTGCTGCTGGTGTATTGGGAGTCGCTGCATCTTTGGTTCAAGCGTCGTCGTGCGCTACGAGGAGTGATGAATGGTCAAGCTTGA
- a CDS encoding OmpA family protein produces the protein MKLKNTLGVVIGSLVAATSVSALAQGQGAVEVEAFGKHYFTDSSRNLENGQLYGASVGYFLTDDVELALSYGEYHNLNSDDRVLDNNTRHKNIKGSLSSLDALYHFGQPGVGLRPYVSAGVAHQSIGQADRSGRDRSTFANIGTGLKYYFTENFYARAGVDGQYNIDANESEWMAGVGVGLNFGGGARPAPVVEPTPEPAPAPIVDEEPEPQPELVRVELDVKFDFDKSRVREESYGDIKNLADFLNQYPQTSTTVEGHTDSVGTDAYNQKLSERRAGAVRDVLVNQYGVDSGRVSSVGYGESRPVADNATEEGRQINRRVEAEVEAEIR, from the coding sequence ATGAAACTGAAAAACACCTTAGGCGTCGTAATTGGTTCGCTGGTTGCCGCCACTTCTGTCAGCGCGCTGGCTCAGGGCCAGGGCGCCGTCGAGGTGGAGGCTTTCGGTAAGCACTATTTCACCGACAGCTCGCGCAACCTGGAAAACGGTCAACTGTACGGCGCTAGCGTCGGCTACTTCCTGACCGATGACGTAGAGCTGGCTCTGTCGTACGGTGAGTACCACAACCTGAACTCCGATGACCGTGTTCTGGACAACAATACTCGTCACAAGAACATCAAGGGCAGCCTGTCCTCCCTGGACGCTCTGTACCACTTCGGTCAGCCAGGCGTTGGCCTGCGTCCGTACGTTTCCGCAGGCGTCGCTCACCAGAGCATCGGCCAGGCCGATCGTTCGGGTCGTGATCGCAGCACCTTCGCCAACATCGGCACCGGTCTGAAGTATTACTTCACCGAAAACTTCTATGCTCGTGCTGGCGTCGATGGCCAGTACAACATCGATGCGAACGAGTCCGAGTGGATGGCTGGCGTTGGTGTCGGTCTGAACTTCGGTGGTGGCGCGCGTCCTGCTCCAGTCGTCGAGCCGACGCCTGAGCCGGCTCCTGCTCCGATCGTTGACGAAGAGCCGGAACCGCAACCGGAGCTGGTTCGTGTCGAGCTGGACGTCAAGTTCGACTTCGACAAGTCCCGCGTTCGTGAAGAAAGCTACGGCGACATCAAGAACCTGGCTGACTTCCTGAATCAGTACCCGCAGACCAGCACCACCGTTGAAGGTCACACTGACTCCGTTGGTACCGATGCCTACAACCAGAAGCTCTCCGAGCGTCGTGCTGGTGCCGTTCGTGACGTACTGGTCAACCAGTATGGCGTCGACAGCGGTCGCGTGAGCTCGGTTGGTTATGGCGAGTCCCGACCGGTTGCTGACAACGCAACCGAAGAAGGTCGTCAGATCAACCGCCGCGTTGAGGCTGAAGTCGAAGCTGAAATCCGCTGA
- the sigX gene encoding RNA polymerase sigma factor SigX, whose product MRYNPCELTDEELVLRAHGELFHVTRAYEELMRRYQRTLFNVCARYLGNDRDADDVCQEVMLKVLYGLKNFEGKSKFKTWLYSITYNECITQYRKERRKRRLLDALSMDPVEEASEEKTPKLDDKGGLDRWLVHVNQIDREILVLRFVAELEFQEIADIMHMGLSATKMRYKRALDKLREKFSEEVET is encoded by the coding sequence ATGCGTTACAACCCGTGCGAGCTTACGGACGAAGAGCTTGTGCTGCGTGCCCATGGCGAGTTGTTCCATGTCACGCGGGCTTACGAGGAGCTCATGCGGCGGTATCAGCGCACGTTGTTCAATGTGTGTGCGCGCTACCTGGGTAATGACCGGGATGCGGATGATGTGTGCCAGGAAGTGATGCTCAAGGTGCTTTATGGGCTGAAGAACTTCGAAGGTAAGTCGAAGTTCAAGACTTGGCTCTATAGCATCACTTATAATGAGTGCATAACGCAGTACCGCAAGGAGCGACGTAAGCGCCGGTTGCTGGATGCCTTGAGCATGGATCCGGTGGAGGAGGCTTCCGAGGAGAAAACGCCGAAGCTGGATGACAAAGGCGGCCTTGATCGATGGCTGGTACACGTCAACCAGATTGATCGCGAGATCCTTGTGTTGCGTTTTGTCGCAGAACTGGAGTTTCAGGAAATTGCGGACATCATGCACATGGGGCTCAGTGCGACTAAAATGCGCTACAAGCGCGCCCTTGATAAATTGCGGGAAAAATTTTCTGAGGAAGTGGAAACTTAA
- a CDS encoding mechanosensitive ion channel domain-containing protein has protein sequence MELDPWTHSLLSAMSSLWASVAAFIPRLFGALIVVLIGFVVARLLDALLSKLLAKLGLDRLIAGTGLNKLLGRVGIRVPLSTLIGKIVYWFVLLIFLVSAAESLGLERVSATLDMLALYVPKVFGAALILLGGVLLAQLLSGLVRGAAEGVGLDYAGGLGRIAQGLVIIISISVAIGQLEIKTELLNYVVAIVLISVGLAVALALGLGSRELVGQILAGIYVRELYEVGQRIQLGELEGQIEEIGTVKTLLLTDDDELVSIANKTLLEQRVGSR, from the coding sequence ATGGAACTCGATCCCTGGACACATAGTCTTCTTTCCGCCATGAGCTCCCTGTGGGCGTCCGTGGCTGCATTCATTCCCCGGCTGTTCGGCGCATTGATCGTGGTGCTGATCGGTTTCGTCGTGGCGCGACTGCTCGATGCGCTGCTGTCCAAGCTGCTGGCCAAGCTTGGCCTGGACCGGCTGATCGCGGGTACGGGGCTGAACAAGTTGCTGGGGCGTGTGGGCATCCGTGTCCCGCTGTCCACGTTGATCGGCAAGATCGTGTATTGGTTCGTCTTGCTGATCTTCCTCGTATCGGCGGCGGAGTCCTTGGGGTTGGAGCGCGTCTCTGCGACGCTCGACATGCTCGCCCTCTATGTGCCCAAGGTGTTCGGCGCTGCACTGATTCTGCTTGGTGGCGTGCTGCTGGCGCAGTTGCTCAGCGGCCTCGTGCGCGGTGCGGCGGAAGGTGTTGGTCTCGATTATGCCGGTGGGCTTGGCCGTATTGCCCAGGGGCTGGTGATCATCATCAGTATCTCGGTTGCCATCGGGCAGTTGGAGATCAAGACCGAGCTACTTAATTACGTCGTGGCCATCGTGTTGATTTCAGTGGGGCTGGCGGTTGCCTTGGCGCTTGGTCTTGGGAGTCGAGAGCTGGTCGGACAGATTCTGGCGGGTATTTACGTACGTGAGTTGTACGAGGTTGGGCAGCGTATACAGTTGGGTGAGCTGGAAGGGCAGATCGAGGAAATTGGCACGGTCAAGACGCTGTTGCTGACAGACGATGACGAGCTCGTGTCGATTGCCAACAAGACACTGCTGGAGCAGCGTGTTGGCAGTCGTTGA
- a CDS encoding CrfX protein, translating to MRDPFEESLRDLLNKPTMRDDDARLGRVLKTANRQVGACDIFGLVGHWLQASLIALSGGSRHVMPVSRRHSPSTSFDKAD from the coding sequence ATGCGCGATCCCTTTGAAGAATCCTTGCGTGACCTGCTCAACAAGCCCACGATGCGCGACGACGATGCCCGTCTCGGGCGGGTGCTGAAAACCGCGAATCGTCAGGTTGGTGCCTGCGATATCTTCGGCCTCGTGGGGCATTGGTTGCAGGCTTCGCTGATTGCCCTGAGTGGCGGTTCCCGTCACGTCATGCCGGTATCACGGCGCCATTCCCCGTCCACTTCGTTCGACAAGGCCGATTGA
- a CDS encoding porin, which produces MYKNKKALIPLTLASAVAMALSQAANAEIVLYDKDDTTFSTDGYMNAFYVHSNVNSDNNVRDRNQSRVKMGFLPNWIGFNFGKQVDGLQMGGRASFWVTINDSDDNGTGTDIDVRQFYGTVASPEWGEVLIGKDFGLFGRSNIFLDELLAGYGNVSDSLGLVDGNGVSFGNIGTGYVYAFPTSQITYRNNNLAEGLRVAVGIMDTFDSNQLDTSIVDNQAYQDKPRFESEVSYQFELGGSKIYSWVNGTYQNSKNRVNNAAYEDDLTSKGLGYGLQAKMGGLSLTASGFQAKGINPFFSNNAGQGILRDTDSDGYLLQGSYTFGKNRIALSYGQTKDDGNGLGAKADYETSGIAYFRTINDNLKLVAEYNVHETDAKDAYVAGTLTGAGSIPDVETKTFAVGAVVSW; this is translated from the coding sequence ATGTACAAGAACAAGAAAGCCCTGATTCCCCTGACCCTCGCCAGCGCCGTTGCCATGGCCCTGAGCCAGGCGGCCAATGCCGAGATCGTCCTGTACGACAAGGACGATACGACCTTTTCCACCGATGGCTATATGAACGCCTTCTACGTGCACAGCAATGTCAACAGTGACAACAATGTGCGCGACCGGAATCAATCCCGCGTGAAAATGGGCTTTCTGCCCAACTGGATCGGCTTCAACTTCGGCAAGCAGGTCGACGGCCTGCAGATGGGTGGGCGTGCCTCCTTCTGGGTCACCATCAACGACAGTGACGACAACGGCACTGGCACCGATATCGATGTTCGTCAGTTCTATGGCACCGTGGCCAGTCCGGAGTGGGGCGAGGTGTTGATCGGTAAGGATTTCGGCCTGTTCGGTCGCTCCAACATCTTCCTCGACGAGTTGCTGGCCGGTTACGGCAATGTCAGCGACAGCCTGGGACTGGTGGACGGTAATGGCGTTTCCTTCGGCAATATCGGTACAGGCTATGTCTATGCCTTCCCGACCTCGCAGATCACCTATCGCAACAACAACCTGGCCGAAGGGCTGCGCGTTGCCGTGGGTATCATGGATACCTTCGACTCCAACCAGCTCGACACCAGTATCGTGGACAACCAGGCTTACCAGGACAAGCCGCGTTTCGAATCCGAGGTGAGCTACCAGTTCGAACTGGGCGGCTCCAAGATCTACAGCTGGGTCAACGGCACTTACCAGAACTCGAAAAATCGTGTCAACAACGCTGCCTATGAGGACGACCTGACCAGTAAAGGTCTCGGCTATGGTCTGCAGGCCAAGATGGGCGGCCTGTCGCTGACCGCTTCGGGCTTCCAGGCCAAGGGTATCAACCCCTTCTTCAGCAACAACGCGGGTCAGGGCATCCTGCGTGATACCGACAGCGATGGCTACCTGCTGCAGGGTTCCTATACCTTCGGCAAGAACCGTATCGCACTGTCCTACGGCCAGACCAAGGACGATGGCAACGGGCTGGGTGCGAAAGCCGACTACGAAACCAGCGGTATCGCGTACTTCCGTACCATCAATGACAACCTCAAGTTGGTTGCCGAATACAACGTGCATGAAACCGATGCCAAGGATGCCTATGTAGCCGGCACTCTGACCGGTGCAGGCAGTATCCCTGACGTGGAAACCAAAACCTTCGCGGTGGGTGCTGTCGTCAGCTGGTAA
- the pqqF gene encoding pyrroloquinoline quinone biosynthesis protein PqqF encodes MRVRFLHTPEVGQCAALVRVHAGAHDAPAQYPGLAHFLEHMVFQGSAGYCAEDGLMPYIQRHGGQLNASTRERHTDYFFQAPVERLEAGLDRLSDMLTAPLLDISAQRREREVVHAEFLARSTDAETLCDAALGTRVQAHPFAAFHAGNRDTLPVDDAAFQHALTIYHRDFYHAGAMELLLAGPFSQSVCERYAQSFSVCLRKGRVEPVQVPALRVEARCALRLQLERSQPFLGLAFYLDGLAQDASLALAFLTQRIVSRARHGLHDRLLHEGLCHGLRLRAPYWHAGQGVVVFDVALSEAGLACVARVEAILSSWLAFTARQPLSTEAWQDYCQVRSNALSSMTPLERLRHWVEQAPDADHSHAALAKALHELVASMSSQRPLQLLTDTRDAPWVRSTGFSLRLLEHMETPVHVDEWHWQVPMRNPWLRSETLANEVSIPPALRMVMAGGESRLGSLHIRWRFSDGSPSDISRQRLQAFLRAHAWKAEEAGVHWRLEDFGYTWVLTLRGIADAIVTVVAALAPGLHDPVTRGEGYSPTDDRMLLRRLLERLPMVVGKDACTLRQDFPALWVNAQWDALAVGLPQSLAGALAELPGIPATDVGAPPVMPVGERWFDADMRGDEVALLLFCPLPSQEPSVEAGWRLLARLVEPAFFRRLRTELQLGYAVFAGFRQCGEQCGIVFGVQSPTAGGEGILEHIRVFLDAFDESLAALPLASVQEQARLIARQLDDPDASAYERADLLWQACLAGHALDRSEVVVQALRTVDIDLLRTSLQALRLGSWRILVSQR; translated from the coding sequence ATGCGGGTGCGCTTCCTGCACACGCCGGAGGTGGGGCAGTGTGCCGCGCTGGTGCGTGTGCATGCGGGGGCTCACGACGCGCCGGCACAGTACCCTGGGTTGGCGCATTTTCTGGAACACATGGTGTTCCAGGGCAGCGCCGGCTATTGCGCCGAAGATGGGCTGATGCCATACATTCAGCGCCATGGCGGGCAGCTCAATGCCTCGACCCGCGAACGTCATACGGATTACTTCTTCCAGGCGCCAGTCGAGCGCCTGGAGGCGGGGCTGGACCGCTTGTCCGATATGCTCACGGCTCCTCTGCTGGATATCTCAGCGCAGCGGCGTGAGCGTGAAGTCGTGCATGCCGAATTCCTGGCGCGCTCGACGGACGCCGAAACGTTGTGCGATGCGGCACTGGGGACGCGGGTACAGGCGCATCCTTTTGCGGCTTTCCATGCCGGTAATCGTGACACGCTGCCTGTGGATGACGCCGCCTTCCAGCATGCGCTGACAATCTATCACCGCGATTTCTACCACGCAGGCGCGATGGAGTTGCTGCTCGCGGGGCCTTTTTCCCAGTCAGTGTGCGAACGGTATGCGCAGTCGTTCTCCGTGTGTTTGCGCAAGGGCCGGGTCGAGCCTGTCCAGGTGCCTGCACTGAGGGTGGAGGCGCGGTGTGCGCTACGACTGCAACTCGAGCGCTCCCAGCCTTTTCTGGGGTTGGCGTTCTACCTGGATGGTCTTGCCCAGGATGCATCTCTGGCCTTGGCGTTTCTCACGCAGCGGATCGTGTCCCGGGCGCGTCATGGTCTGCATGATCGCCTGCTGCATGAAGGGTTGTGCCATGGCCTGCGCCTGCGCGCGCCTTATTGGCATGCTGGGCAGGGCGTCGTGGTCTTCGATGTGGCCTTGTCCGAGGCGGGGTTGGCATGCGTCGCGCGAGTCGAAGCGATACTGTCGAGCTGGTTGGCGTTCACTGCCCGGCAGCCGCTTTCCACCGAGGCCTGGCAGGACTACTGCCAGGTTCGTAGTAATGCCCTGTCGAGCATGACGCCGTTGGAGCGGTTGCGACACTGGGTCGAGCAAGCGCCAGATGCCGATCACTCACATGCGGCGTTGGCCAAGGCACTGCATGAGCTTGTGGCGAGCATGTCGAGCCAGCGGCCATTGCAACTGTTGACGGACACCAGGGATGCACCCTGGGTCCGATCCACGGGTTTCAGTCTTCGGTTACTGGAGCACATGGAGACGCCTGTTCATGTCGATGAGTGGCACTGGCAGGTGCCCATGCGCAATCCGTGGTTGCGGTCGGAAACATTGGCGAACGAGGTTTCTATTCCGCCGGCTTTGCGCATGGTCATGGCTGGCGGAGAAAGTCGTCTGGGAAGCTTGCATATTCGCTGGCGCTTCAGTGATGGCTCGCCGTCCGATATCAGTCGGCAGCGATTGCAAGCGTTCTTGCGAGCACATGCATGGAAGGCTGAAGAAGCGGGTGTGCATTGGCGACTGGAAGACTTCGGCTACACCTGGGTGCTGACGCTGCGGGGCATTGCGGATGCCATTGTTACCGTCGTGGCGGCGCTCGCTCCGGGGTTGCATGATCCGGTCACCAGGGGTGAAGGCTATTCGCCGACGGATGATCGGATGCTGCTGAGGCGGTTGCTGGAGCGCCTGCCTATGGTCGTGGGCAAGGACGCTTGCACACTTCGTCAGGATTTTCCTGCGCTCTGGGTAAATGCCCAGTGGGATGCGCTGGCCGTTGGGCTGCCGCAGTCCCTTGCGGGCGCTTTGGCCGAGCTACCAGGCATACCGGCCACGGATGTTGGCGCGCCGCCTGTCATGCCGGTTGGGGAGCGTTGGTTCGATGCCGATATGCGAGGCGATGAAGTGGCTTTGTTGCTGTTCTGTCCGCTGCCGTCGCAGGAGCCGAGCGTCGAAGCCGGGTGGCGATTGCTGGCGCGCCTTGTGGAACCTGCGTTTTTCCGGCGTTTGCGCACGGAGTTGCAGCTCGGCTACGCCGTGTTCGCAGGGTTTCGCCAGTGTGGCGAACAGTGCGGCATTGTTTTTGGCGTCCAGTCACCGACTGCCGGTGGCGAGGGCATTCTCGAACACATACGTGTATTCCTCGACGCTTTCGACGAGTCACTTGCCGCTTTGCCGTTAGCGAGTGTGCAAGAGCAGGCTCGACTGATCGCGCGGCAGCTGGATGATCCGGACGCCTCTGCATACGAACGTGCCGATCTGCTCTGGCAGGCCTGCCTGGCGGGCCATGCTCTGGACCGGTCTGAGGTGGTGGTGCAGGCCTTGCGCACGGTCGATATCGATCTGCTGCGCACGAGTTTGCAGGCGCTCCGCTTGGGCAGCTGGCGGATTCTCGTCAGTCAGCGGTAG
- the hemH gene encoding ferrochelatase, translated as MSEHALLLVNLGSPASTSVADVRRYLNQFLMDPYVIDVPWPVRRLLVSLILLRRPAQSAHAYASIWWPEGSPLLVLSRALQQAVAPRWAHGPVELAMRYGEPSIESTLLRVVGQGIRRVTLAPLYPHFADSTVTTVVQEVRRVIARHGLDVQISTLPPFYDHPAYLQALLASAESYLQQPFDHLLLSFHGLPERHLHRDDPKAKEYLRNEDCCLGASDDVIAGCYRAQCLKSAADFAGLAGLPRDKWSVSFQSRLGRAKWIEPYTEETLDALAARGVKRLLVMCPAFVADCIETLEEIGDRGREQFQAAGGEELILVPCLNDHPAWVKALVDMSEAASDA; from the coding sequence ATGTCCGAGCATGCGTTGTTGTTGGTCAATCTGGGTTCGCCTGCGTCCACCTCGGTAGCGGATGTCCGCCGTTATCTGAACCAGTTTCTGATGGACCCCTATGTCATCGATGTACCCTGGCCGGTGCGGCGCCTGCTGGTGTCGCTGATTCTGCTGCGCCGTCCAGCTCAGTCGGCGCATGCTTATGCATCGATCTGGTGGCCCGAGGGCTCGCCGTTGCTGGTGCTGAGTCGTGCGTTGCAACAGGCGGTGGCGCCTCGCTGGGCCCATGGGCCGGTCGAGTTGGCTATGCGCTATGGCGAGCCGTCCATCGAAAGCACGCTCTTGCGTGTGGTCGGGCAAGGCATCCGGCGAGTGACGCTGGCGCCGCTCTACCCGCACTTCGCCGACAGCACGGTGACTACGGTGGTGCAGGAGGTCCGGCGGGTCATCGCCCGGCATGGCCTGGACGTGCAGATCTCGACGCTGCCGCCGTTCTACGATCACCCCGCCTACCTGCAAGCCCTGCTGGCCAGTGCCGAGTCGTACCTGCAGCAGCCTTTCGATCACCTGCTGCTGAGCTTCCATGGCCTGCCTGAGCGGCACTTGCATCGGGACGACCCCAAGGCCAAGGAATACCTTCGAAATGAGGATTGCTGCCTGGGGGCCTCGGATGATGTCATCGCGGGCTGTTACCGTGCCCAGTGTCTCAAGAGCGCTGCCGACTTTGCCGGCCTGGCGGGTTTGCCTCGGGACAAGTGGTCAGTGTCCTTCCAGTCACGCCTGGGACGTGCCAAGTGGATCGAGCCCTACACCGAGGAAACGCTGGATGCCTTGGCTGCTCGCGGGGTCAAGCGCTTGCTGGTCATGTGCCCGGCGTTCGTCGCGGACTGTATCGAAACGCTCGAGGAAATCGGTGATCGTGGCCGCGAGCAATTCCAGGCCGCAGGTGGCGAGGAGCTGATTCTGGTTCCATGCCTCAACGATCATCCGGCCTGGGTGAAGGCGCTGGTGGACATGAGTGAGGCCGCGTCGGACGCTTGA